The following coding sequences lie in one Myxococcus xanthus genomic window:
- the dhbC gene encoding isochorismate synthase DhbC, which produces MGPQTLAAQLLESYEAGSSFFFSTPRRTLLARGTFATVPHQGGADALARLPERVTAVLNDARQADHDIPVAVGAVPFDGSVPAQLVVPLTLQRAGPLVFDKDVPVQRPLSTSYTVQPVPEPAAYLDGVAQALKLMQSGPLQKVVLSRSLHLNAAAPIDLRQLLRNLAQRNPSGYTFAADLPQQDGTSGAELRTLIGASPELLVSRSGFQVVANPLAGSAARSADPLEDQERAAALLKSPKDLHEHAVVIDAVAEALRPYCKTLHVPAGPSLVNTATMWHLSSRITGELADPSISSLTLAAAMHPTPAVCGYPTRLAHEAIGSIEPFERGYYTGTVGWCDATGDGQWAVTIRCAEASERTLRLFAGAGIVVGSTPESELAETEAKFRTMLHAMGLGQGAGVQS; this is translated from the coding sequence ATGGGACCGCAGACACTCGCCGCGCAGTTGCTCGAGAGCTACGAGGCTGGCTCTTCGTTCTTCTTCTCCACGCCGCGCCGCACGTTGCTGGCGCGCGGCACCTTCGCCACCGTGCCGCACCAGGGCGGCGCGGATGCCCTGGCGCGGCTCCCCGAGCGCGTGACGGCGGTGCTGAATGACGCGCGTCAGGCCGACCACGACATCCCCGTGGCGGTGGGCGCGGTGCCCTTCGACGGCTCGGTGCCCGCGCAGCTCGTGGTGCCGCTGACGCTCCAGCGCGCGGGGCCGCTGGTGTTCGACAAGGACGTTCCGGTGCAGCGGCCGCTCAGCACCAGCTACACGGTCCAGCCGGTGCCGGAGCCCGCCGCGTACCTGGACGGCGTCGCGCAGGCGCTGAAGCTGATGCAGAGCGGGCCGCTCCAGAAGGTGGTGCTGTCACGTTCGCTGCACCTCAACGCCGCCGCCCCCATCGACCTGCGGCAACTGCTGCGCAACCTCGCGCAGCGCAACCCATCGGGCTACACCTTCGCCGCCGACCTCCCCCAGCAGGATGGGACCAGCGGCGCGGAACTGCGCACGCTCATTGGCGCCAGCCCCGAGCTGCTCGTGTCCCGCTCTGGGTTCCAAGTGGTCGCCAATCCCCTGGCCGGCTCCGCGGCCCGCAGCGCGGATCCGCTGGAGGACCAGGAGCGCGCCGCCGCGCTGCTGAAGTCGCCCAAGGACCTGCACGAGCACGCGGTGGTCATCGACGCCGTCGCGGAGGCGCTGCGGCCGTATTGCAAGACGCTGCATGTGCCCGCCGGTCCGTCGCTCGTGAACACCGCCACCATGTGGCACCTGTCCAGCCGCATCACCGGTGAGCTGGCCGACCCTTCCATCTCCTCGCTGACGCTGGCGGCGGCCATGCACCCGACGCCCGCGGTGTGTGGCTACCCCACGCGGCTGGCCCACGAAGCGATTGGCTCCATCGAGCCCTTCGAGCGCGGCTACTACACCGGCACGGTGGGGTGGTGCGACGCCACGGGTGACGGCCAGTGGGCGGTGACCATCCGCTGCGCGGAGGCCAGTGAGCGCACCCTGCGCCTCTTCGCGGGTGCGGGCATCGTGGTGGGCTCCACGCCCGAGTCCGAGCTGGCGGAGACCGAGGCCAAGTTCCGCACCATGCTCCACGCCATGGGCCTGGGCCAGGGTGCCGGGGTGCAGTCATGA
- a CDS encoding (2,3-dihydroxybenzoyl)adenylate synthase, translating to MTSSVLPGCPTWPEAYAARYREAGYWRGETFGQLLHERAQRHGERTALVAGERRLTYADLDARVSQLAAGFHALGIQARDRVVVQLPNVAEFFEVIFALFRLGALPVFALPAHRSSEIGYFCAFTEAAAYVIADKQAGFDYRTLAEQVRTTCPTLKHVIVAGDAGPFTALSSLYAAPTALPPGPAPSDVAFFQLSGGSTGVPKLIPRTHDDYIYSLRGSVDICQLDETSVYLCALPAAHNFPLSSPGVLGTFYAGGTAVLAPNPSPDTVFPLIERERVTITAVVPPLAMVWMDAAKTRRHQLASLRVLQVGGARLSTEAAQRVKPTLGCTLQQVFGMAEGLVNYTRLDDPEEVIVSTQGRPISPDDEIRVVDEDGEDVAPGETGQLLTRGPYTIRGYYKAEAHNAKAFTNDGFYHTGDVVRVTPQGYLVVEGRAKDQINRGGDKVAAEEVENHLLAHPDVHDAAVVAVPDAFLGERTCAFVIARGTPPAPNVLTAFLRQRGLAAFKIPDRVEFVEAFPKTGVGKVSKKALRDVLASAPSPTPVSRATR from the coding sequence ATGACGTCCTCCGTCCTCCCCGGCTGCCCCACCTGGCCGGAGGCGTACGCCGCCCGCTACCGCGAGGCCGGCTACTGGCGCGGCGAGACGTTCGGCCAGCTCCTCCACGAGCGCGCCCAGCGTCACGGCGAGCGGACCGCGCTGGTGGCCGGTGAGCGCCGCCTCACCTACGCCGACCTGGACGCCCGCGTCAGCCAGCTGGCCGCCGGCTTCCATGCCCTGGGCATCCAGGCCCGGGACCGCGTGGTGGTGCAGCTGCCCAACGTGGCCGAGTTCTTCGAGGTCATCTTCGCCCTCTTCCGCCTGGGCGCGCTGCCGGTGTTCGCGCTGCCCGCGCACCGCTCGTCGGAGATTGGCTACTTCTGCGCCTTCACGGAGGCGGCGGCCTACGTCATCGCGGACAAGCAGGCCGGCTTCGACTACCGAACGCTGGCCGAGCAGGTGCGCACCACCTGCCCCACGCTGAAGCACGTCATCGTCGCCGGTGACGCGGGCCCCTTCACGGCGCTGAGCAGCCTGTACGCCGCGCCCACGGCGCTGCCGCCGGGGCCCGCGCCCAGCGACGTGGCCTTCTTCCAGCTCTCCGGCGGAAGCACGGGCGTGCCCAAGCTCATCCCGCGCACGCACGACGACTACATCTACAGCCTGCGCGGCAGCGTAGACATCTGCCAGCTCGACGAGACGAGCGTGTACCTGTGCGCGCTGCCCGCGGCGCACAACTTTCCGCTCAGCTCGCCGGGCGTGCTGGGCACCTTCTACGCGGGCGGCACGGCGGTGCTGGCGCCCAACCCCAGCCCGGACACAGTGTTCCCGCTCATCGAGCGCGAGCGCGTCACCATCACCGCGGTGGTGCCGCCGCTGGCCATGGTCTGGATGGACGCGGCCAAGACGCGCCGGCACCAGCTCGCCAGTCTGCGGGTGCTCCAGGTCGGTGGCGCGCGCCTCAGCACCGAGGCGGCCCAGCGCGTGAAGCCCACGTTGGGCTGCACGTTGCAGCAGGTGTTCGGCATGGCCGAGGGCCTGGTCAACTACACGCGCCTGGATGACCCCGAGGAGGTCATCGTCAGCACCCAGGGCCGGCCCATCTCCCCGGACGACGAAATCCGGGTGGTGGACGAGGACGGCGAAGACGTGGCGCCGGGCGAAACGGGCCAGTTGTTGACGCGCGGGCCGTACACCATCCGCGGCTACTACAAGGCGGAGGCCCACAACGCGAAGGCCTTCACTAACGACGGCTTCTATCACACCGGTGACGTGGTCCGCGTGACGCCCCAGGGCTACCTGGTGGTGGAGGGCCGCGCCAAGGATCAGATCAACCGGGGCGGAGACAAGGTCGCGGCCGAGGAGGTGGAGAACCACCTGCTGGCCCACCCCGACGTGCACGACGCCGCGGTGGTCGCCGTTCCGGACGCGTTCCTGGGCGAGCGCACCTGCGCCTTCGTCATCGCGCGAGGCACGCCGCCCGCGCCCAACGTCCTCACGGCCTTCCTGCGCCAGCGGGGCCTGGCCGCCTTCAAGATTCCCGACCGGGTCGAGTTCGTCGAGGCGTTCCCCAAGACGGGCGTCGGCAAGGTCAGCAAGAAGGCGCTGCGCGACGTGCTCGCCAGCGCTCCCTCCCCCACTCCGGTTTCGCGCGCGACGCGCTGA
- a CDS encoding isochorismatase family protein codes for MALPAIAPYPMPGAADLPKNKVTWTPDPSRTVLLIHDMQRYFVEAFAQGQSPVTELVANIQRLRQHCTALGIPVVYSAQPGGQTPEQRGLLLDFWGGGINGGPDQKRIIDALTPAEGEIQLTKWRYSAFRKTDLMEQMKKLGRDQILISGIYAHIGCLQTASDAFMSDVRPFLIADALGDFSLAHHQLALSYAAQLCAVTTTTQQVLEALGPVATASTLTREQVRAEVAELLQESPEALGDDDNLLDRGMDSIRLMTLVEKWRAAGAETTFVELAERPTLADWFTLLSLGNTPASRNAA; via the coding sequence ATGGCGCTCCCCGCCATCGCTCCCTATCCCATGCCCGGCGCCGCCGACCTGCCGAAGAACAAGGTCACCTGGACGCCGGACCCCAGCCGCACCGTGCTGCTCATCCACGACATGCAGCGCTACTTCGTGGAGGCCTTCGCGCAGGGCCAGTCGCCCGTGACGGAGCTGGTCGCCAACATCCAAAGGCTGCGCCAGCACTGCACGGCGCTGGGCATCCCCGTCGTGTACTCGGCCCAGCCGGGTGGCCAGACGCCCGAGCAGCGCGGCCTGTTGCTGGACTTCTGGGGCGGCGGCATCAACGGCGGACCGGACCAGAAGCGCATCATCGACGCGCTGACGCCCGCCGAAGGCGAAATCCAGCTCACCAAGTGGCGCTACAGCGCGTTCCGCAAGACGGACCTGATGGAGCAGATGAAGAAGCTGGGCCGCGATCAGATCCTCATCTCCGGAATCTACGCGCACATCGGCTGCCTGCAGACGGCCAGCGACGCCTTCATGAGCGACGTGCGGCCCTTCCTGATTGCCGACGCGCTGGGTGACTTCTCCCTGGCGCACCACCAGCTCGCGCTGAGCTACGCGGCCCAACTGTGCGCCGTCACCACCACCACGCAGCAGGTGCTCGAAGCGCTGGGCCCCGTCGCCACGGCCAGCACGCTCACCCGCGAGCAGGTGCGCGCGGAAGTGGCGGAGCTGCTCCAGGAGTCGCCGGAGGCGCTGGGGGACGACGACAACCTGCTCGATCGCGGAATGGACTCCATCCGGCTGATGACGCTGGTGGAGAAATGGCGGGCCGCTGGCGCGGAGACAACCTTCGTGGAGCTGGCCGAACGGCCGACGCTCGCCGACTGGTTCACGCTGCTCTCCCTGGGCAACACGCCCGCTTCCCGGAACGCCGCGTAG
- a CDS encoding 2,3-dihydro-2,3-dihydroxybenzoate dehydrogenase — translation MGTPTRVALVTGAAQGIGAAVARALAGDALIAAVDTNADGLGSLVAELRQKNQHAVAYPASVSNVAAVDALVERIERELGPIEVLANVAGVLRTGPILSFSDEDWAFTFSVNTLGVFQVSRAVARRMVPRRGGVIVTVGSNAAAVPRTQMAAYAASKAASSMFTKCLGLELAPHGIRCNVVSPGSTDTAMQRALWADDSGAQAVIAGSPEAYRLGIPLQRIATPEDIANAVRFLVSDSARHITLHDLRVDGGATLDA, via the coding sequence ATGGGAACGCCCACCCGGGTGGCACTCGTCACAGGTGCCGCACAAGGTATTGGCGCGGCGGTGGCGCGTGCGCTGGCGGGTGATGCCCTCATCGCCGCGGTCGACACCAACGCGGACGGCCTGGGCTCCCTCGTGGCCGAGCTTCGGCAGAAGAATCAGCACGCGGTGGCCTACCCGGCCAGTGTGAGCAATGTCGCCGCGGTCGACGCTCTGGTGGAGCGCATCGAGCGGGAGCTGGGCCCCATCGAAGTGCTGGCCAACGTGGCGGGCGTCCTGCGCACGGGCCCCATCCTGTCCTTCAGCGACGAGGACTGGGCGTTCACCTTCTCCGTCAACACCCTGGGCGTGTTCCAGGTGTCCCGCGCCGTGGCCCGGCGCATGGTGCCCCGGCGCGGCGGCGTCATCGTCACCGTGGGCTCCAACGCCGCCGCCGTGCCCCGCACGCAGATGGCCGCGTACGCCGCCTCCAAGGCAGCCTCCAGCATGTTCACCAAGTGCCTGGGCCTGGAGCTGGCCCCGCACGGCATCCGATGCAACGTCGTGTCCCCCGGTTCCACGGACACCGCCATGCAGCGCGCGCTCTGGGCGGATGACTCCGGCGCACAGGCGGTGATTGCCGGCTCGCCCGAGGCCTATCGCCTGGGCATCCCGCTGCAACGCATCGCCACCCCCGAGGACATCGCCAACGCGGTGCGGTTCCTCGTCTCGGACTCGGCACGCCACATCACCCTGCACGACCTCCGCGTCGACGGGGGCGCGACGCTCGACGCCTGA